A window of Ignavibacteriales bacterium contains these coding sequences:
- a CDS encoding deaminase, which yields MNNSNTKRPSWDEYFLKVAMLVSERATCPRMHCGCVLVRDRQILSTGYNGSIPGDGHCEDDGCIIVDNHCIRTIHAEMNAILQCSSHGISTQGSAAYITNMPCTNCAKALITAGIKEIVIFSDYHDTLAEEFFKKANVKIKRLSIPNKNIEYDLERFSSAKKFK from the coding sequence ATGAATAATTCTAATACCAAACGTCCTTCATGGGATGAATACTTTCTAAAAGTTGCAATGTTAGTTTCTGAACGTGCTACTTGTCCCAGAATGCATTGCGGCTGTGTACTTGTTAGAGATAGACAAATACTTTCAACTGGGTATAATGGTTCAATTCCTGGCGATGGACATTGTGAAGACGACGGATGTATAATAGTTGATAATCATTGTATTCGAACTATTCATGCGGAAATGAATGCAATACTTCAATGTTCATCTCACGGTATAAGTACGCAGGGATCGGCTGCATATATAACAAACATGCCTTGCACAAACTGTGCAAAAGCTCTAATTACCGCAGGTATAAAAGAAATAGTAATATTTTCTGATTACCACGATACATTGGCAGAAGAGTTTTTTAAGAAAGCAAACGTTAAAATTAAAAGACTATCAATCCCAAATAAAAATATTGAATATGATCTTGAACGTTTTAGCTCCGCAAAAAAATTCAAATAA
- the ppk1 gene encoding polyphosphate kinase 1, which translates to MKLSKEYLEKYLRPENFFNRDLSWLEFNRRVLEEALNPELPLLDKIKFVSIFFSNLDEFYMIRVAGIKEQLRAKVIDTSIDGLTPIEQLRKIESTIQPMLKQLSDFWQEGIIPRLKENKIYIYNNLDEITKEERDALNQYFLKEIYPVLTPLAFDPGRPFPYISNLSLSFAILIKKPSGEKHFARVKVPGIIPRLLRIDNIVKSRPKNGSNGTYKYVWIGDLIKSNLSLLFPGLEILEAYLFRITRDTDLEIQEDEADDLLQMIEENIKQRKFGSVVLLEVERQMPEYMIDILIENLEISRDDLHVIDGNLGLSDVILLYDLQLPHLKEKPFHPVTPIIFEEEENLFSLIRRKDIMLHHPYDSFNPVIEFIKLASRDPEVLAIKQTLYRVGPNSPIVKYLIEAAERKKQVAVLVELKARFDEENNIFWARELEKAGVHVVYGLLGLKTHAKMTLVVRKEIDGVKRYVHLSSGNYNIDTAKIYTDIGLFTADQDICSDVSEIFNYLTGYSEQKTFRKLWVAPVNKRQKFLDLIEREIKNAKTNGKGHLIFKLNAIVDPLLIAALYEASAKNVKIDLIVRGICCLIPQVPGLSENIRVISIVGRFLEHARVYYFYNNGTEEVYCSSADLMQRNLDRRIETTFPILDEKLKKYIKEKILETSIADNEKARILLPTGKFVFNRRVLNEEKVNHQEFLMSRKTTVSKKILQREVVE; encoded by the coding sequence ATGAAATTAAGTAAAGAATATCTTGAGAAATATTTAAGGCCGGAAAATTTCTTTAACAGAGATCTAAGCTGGCTTGAATTTAACCGCAGAGTCCTTGAAGAAGCCCTCAATCCCGAATTACCGTTATTAGACAAAATAAAATTTGTCTCTATCTTCTTTTCCAACCTTGATGAATTTTACATGATCCGCGTTGCCGGAATAAAAGAACAATTGCGCGCCAAAGTTATTGATACTTCCATTGATGGACTAACACCAATAGAACAGCTACGAAAAATAGAAAGTACAATTCAGCCAATGTTGAAACAACTGTCTGATTTTTGGCAGGAAGGAATAATTCCCAGGTTAAAAGAAAATAAAATTTATATTTATAATAATTTAGATGAGATTACCAAAGAAGAACGGGATGCACTCAATCAATATTTTCTCAAAGAAATTTATCCAGTTTTAACTCCTTTAGCATTCGATCCCGGCAGACCATTCCCCTATATCTCAAATTTAAGCTTAAGCTTTGCCATATTAATTAAAAAACCCTCGGGCGAAAAGCATTTTGCGCGTGTTAAAGTTCCGGGAATTATTCCAAGATTACTTCGTATTGACAACATTGTAAAATCTAGACCTAAAAATGGTTCTAACGGTACATACAAATACGTTTGGATAGGTGATCTTATCAAATCAAATTTAAGTTTACTTTTTCCGGGTCTTGAAATACTTGAAGCCTATCTGTTTAGAATTACACGGGATACCGATCTTGAAATTCAAGAAGATGAAGCAGACGATCTTCTGCAGATGATAGAAGAAAATATAAAGCAAAGAAAATTCGGTTCAGTTGTTCTGCTTGAGGTGGAAAGACAGATGCCGGAATATATGATTGATATATTAATTGAAAATCTAGAAATATCTCGCGATGATCTTCATGTAATTGATGGTAATCTCGGTTTAAGCGATGTCATTTTACTTTATGATTTACAACTTCCGCACTTGAAAGAGAAACCGTTTCATCCGGTTACTCCAATTATTTTCGAAGAAGAAGAAAATCTTTTTTCTCTCATTCGAAGAAAAGATATTATGTTGCATCATCCATACGATTCATTTAATCCTGTAATTGAATTTATTAAACTTGCTTCTAGAGATCCTGAAGTATTAGCAATAAAACAAACACTCTACAGAGTTGGACCAAACTCCCCTATTGTAAAATATTTAATAGAAGCTGCCGAACGTAAAAAACAAGTTGCTGTTTTAGTTGAACTTAAAGCACGTTTTGATGAAGAGAATAATATTTTTTGGGCGCGCGAGCTTGAAAAAGCCGGAGTGCATGTTGTTTATGGTTTATTAGGATTGAAGACTCATGCTAAAATGACCCTTGTTGTTAGAAAAGAAATTGATGGGGTTAAACGCTACGTTCATTTAAGTTCGGGTAATTATAATATTGATACAGCTAAAATTTATACTGATATTGGTTTGTTCACTGCTGACCAAGATATCTGTTCTGATGTCTCAGAAATATTTAACTATCTTACCGGTTACTCCGAGCAGAAAACATTTAGAAAATTATGGGTCGCACCGGTAAATAAACGACAAAAATTTCTTGATCTAATTGAAAGAGAAATTAAGAATGCAAAAACAAATGGCAAGGGACATTTAATTTTCAAACTAAATGCCATAGTGGATCCACTTTTAATTGCTGCTTTGTATGAAGCCTCAGCAAAAAATGTTAAGATTGATTTAATTGTTCGCGGTATTTGTTGTTTGATTCCGCAAGTACCCGGTCTAAGTGAAAACATTCGTGTTATTAGTATTGTAGGAAGATTTTTAGAGCACGCACGCGTCTATTATTTCTATAATAACGGAACAGAAGAAGTTTACTGCAGTAGTGCTGATCTGATGCAGAGAAATTTAGATAGAAGAATTGAAACAACTTTTCCTATTCTTGATGAAAAATTAAAGAAATATATCAAAGAAAAGATTTTAGAGACATCAATTGCGGATAATGAAAAAGCGAGAATATTGTTGCCGACCGGAAAATTTGTTTTCAATAGAAGGGTCTTAAACGAAGAGAAGGTCAATCATCAAGAATTTTTAATGAGTAGAAAAACAACAGTAAGCAAAAAAATACTTCAGCGAGAAGTTGTAGAATAA
- a CDS encoding TolC family protein encodes MKKLKTISIIIFFISVLTNAQTAVDTVKFNLPQAEQLFLEKNLQLLAAKFNIKASKALETQVSLWNNPVFSVEQNIYNQYTHKYFDFTSSGNTDYSIDQIISLAGKKNKQLKLANVNSKISENSFLDLIRTLKYELRKLFFQLYYQQKSLKFYEETVPILQKTISIAENGYEKKFVLLSEVIRLKTLLLSLQNDQLNLQNKISETTNQLSLLLHLDLKQQKYFSPEVELDKIDKETIDKYQLDEVLKTAQECRPDYITSKLNQDYEEANLSLQKALAVPDVTLGVRYSRAGSYIPDYFALALQVELPFFNRNQGNIEASELNLQANILTSQHSLLSITNDVKTAFDKASSLDHFYRSIDKKFTAEYKSLLEATTNNYQKRNLGIIEFTDFIESYRNSMVQINQLQVDRLTAFEDLNYAAGKTLLNN; translated from the coding sequence ATGAAAAAGTTAAAAACTATTTCAATTATAATATTCTTTATTTCAGTACTTACAAATGCCCAAACAGCAGTTGATACTGTTAAATTTAATCTCCCTCAAGCAGAGCAATTATTTCTAGAAAAAAATCTACAATTATTAGCTGCAAAATTTAACATCAAAGCCAGCAAAGCATTAGAAACACAGGTTTCTTTATGGAACAATCCGGTCTTTAGTGTAGAGCAGAATATTTATAATCAATACACACATAAATATTTCGATTTTACAAGTAGCGGAAATACTGATTATAGCATTGATCAGATTATCTCTTTAGCAGGCAAAAAAAACAAACAACTTAAACTTGCTAATGTAAATTCTAAAATATCGGAGAATTCTTTCCTTGATCTTATTAGAACGCTTAAGTATGAACTAAGAAAATTATTCTTTCAGCTTTACTATCAACAGAAGTCACTAAAATTTTATGAAGAAACAGTTCCGATTTTACAAAAGACTATTAGCATTGCTGAGAATGGTTATGAGAAAAAATTCGTCTTGCTTTCCGAAGTAATTCGCTTAAAAACGCTTTTACTTTCTCTACAAAACGATCAACTCAATTTGCAGAACAAAATTTCAGAAACCACAAATCAACTATCTCTGCTTTTGCATCTAGACTTAAAACAACAAAAATATTTTAGTCCAGAAGTTGAGTTAGATAAAATTGATAAAGAAACTATTGACAAATATCAGTTAGATGAAGTATTGAAGACAGCCCAAGAATGCAGACCGGATTACATAACCTCAAAATTAAATCAAGATTATGAGGAAGCAAACCTATCATTACAGAAAGCACTTGCTGTACCCGATGTAACACTCGGCGTTAGATATTCTCGTGCCGGTAGTTATATACCAGATTACTTTGCGTTAGCTCTTCAGGTTGAATTACCATTTTTCAACCGAAATCAAGGAAACATTGAAGCATCGGAATTAAATTTGCAGGCTAATATTTTAACCAGCCAACATTCTCTTCTCTCAATTACTAATGATGTTAAAACAGCTTTCGATAAAGCAAGTTCTCTTGATCATTTTTATAGAAGTATTGATAAAAAATTTACTGCTGAATATAAAAGTCTATTAGAAGCAACTACTAACAACTATCAAAAAAGAAATCTTGGAATAATTGAATTTACAGACTTTATAGAATCTTATCGTAACAGTATGGTGCAGATTAACCAACTGCAAGTAGATAGATTAACTGCATTCGAAGATCTTAACTACGCAGCAGGAAAAACTTTACTTAACAATTGA
- a CDS encoding efflux RND transporter periplasmic adaptor subunit — translation MRTVKNKIRTMFLFSFCALFLAGCSNSKDDDINNLKKQKVIVTDNGRTIIFSQGNPGLNQIKTTTVQKGTALHSVRIPARVVASITQSLSGLEKVILFDSPETNSLYSSYRQSKANFERSTRNYSRVKDMYENQMATAKDLNDADNEIINNRTLMLEMEARFRSLGFNPVDLENSHPNTLWLIADVPESQLKEVQKGESVDIYFSSLPQKKLEGRAEAIGDVVDLVTRSVKVRISMSNYEKFLPGMYAIVDFGDPIYSVVTLPNSSIITVEGKDYAFVENSAGVFTRREVFIGQLDSSEIIILKGIENGEKVVTDGAILLKGLSFGY, via the coding sequence ATGAGAACAGTAAAAAATAAAATACGCACAATGTTTCTATTCTCTTTTTGTGCTTTATTCTTAGCGGGATGTAGTAACTCCAAAGACGACGACATAAATAATCTCAAGAAACAAAAAGTAATAGTAACCGATAACGGCCGAACAATAATTTTCAGCCAAGGTAATCCGGGGTTAAATCAAATAAAAACTACAACAGTTCAAAAAGGAACCGCCTTACACTCGGTTAGAATACCTGCCCGCGTTGTTGCATCTATTACACAGTCACTTTCCGGTTTAGAAAAAGTGATACTATTTGATTCCCCGGAAACGAATTCCCTTTACAGTTCTTATAGACAAAGTAAAGCCAACTTTGAAAGATCAACACGTAATTATTCACGAGTCAAAGATATGTATGAAAATCAGATGGCAACAGCAAAAGATTTGAATGACGCTGATAACGAGATAATAAACAATAGAACATTGATGCTTGAAATGGAAGCCAGATTTCGTTCGCTTGGTTTTAATCCGGTTGATTTGGAAAATTCACATCCAAATACTTTATGGCTGATTGCAGATGTTCCCGAATCTCAGCTCAAAGAAGTTCAGAAAGGTGAAAGTGTTGATATTTATTTTTCTTCGTTACCTCAAAAAAAGTTAGAAGGAAGAGCCGAGGCAATAGGTGATGTAGTTGACCTCGTGACTCGTTCCGTAAAAGTCAGAATTTCTATGTCGAATTATGAAAAATTTTTGCCGGGTATGTATGCAATTGTTGATTTCGGCGACCCAATATATTCAGTAGTTACTTTACCAAATTCATCTATCATTACTGTTGAAGGAAAAGATTATGCTTTTGTTGAAAACTCGGCGGGTGTTTTTACAAGAAGAGAAGTTTTCATCGGACAATTAGATTCTTCAGAGATTATAATTCTCAAAGGAATTGAAAACGGTGAGAAGGTTGTAACCGATGGAGCTATTCTTTTGAAAGGTCTCAGTTTTGGTTATTAA
- a CDS encoding CusA/CzcA family heavy metal efflux RND transporter: MIRKLLSFALNERLGTIALVIFVIAVGIWSWSQLKKEAYPDVGDTQVTIITQYPGRAAEEVEQQITQPLERALNAVPHVINRRSKTIFGLSVVQLTFDDASDDYFARQRVMEKLQDAVLPDGVQPSLGPLTGPVGEILRYVIEAPETYTPMQLRTLQDWVIVPRLLQVNGVADVVNFGGLVKQFHVITSPEKLFRYNLSIQNVIDAVTSNNINTGGNIIHRGGQGFIVREIGSIKTIQDIENIVITTQNGVPIFIKNIGTVEESPLPPSGILGATIQKFKEPSRDINSGVQGLVAMRRGENPTEVVNAVKEKIKDINENALPAEVHLTIIYDRGDLVDYTLDTVTHTLFMGISIVIIVLIFFMGSVRSALVVVTTIPISLLFAFMMMKLTGIPANLLSLGAIDFGIIVDGAVVMVENIMRRYRDATPEQKGQGIIRFTLSSAQEVGQEIFFSITIIILAYLPIFTFQRVEGKLFSPMAYTLAYAITGSMILALTLIPILMSFLYKKYFTSQNPEKLEWHNPIYSWIEKKYRYVIEYLTSFPKTTALTALGVSIFLILFLGRFIGTEFLPELDEGAMNIRCFFPVGISIDEAKKYTPLIREIITQHKQVNVVVTQLGRNDDGTDPYGPNRLEVLVGLKDYSTWTKDTTKEELLSKVKVELEKNLPGCLFSFSQPILDNVTEAVTGSVADLAIFVNGNDLNFIRAKADSILQIIKTIPGATDYGIEQEGNQAQLKIEIDRNSVARFGINVSDIQKMIEAAIGGKTISKLYDGLGRFDIVVRYSPEYRSSIEAIQSMQVISPTGGRIPISQLASVKLVDGPTIIQREDGIRQVSVRTNIKGRDQGGFVSEAQARINKSINLPKGYSISWGGQFENLERAGKRLAVVIPITILLIFLLLFAFYKNFRQVAVAMSCIPFGIVGGISALLIRGYHFNVSAGVGFISLFGISILSGVLFVSRTNRLIQDSGLDIHTAVKEAAAIQLRPSLMTMLLALFGLIPAALASGIGSDVQRPLATVIVGGLFTALILILLALPSMYLVLTHKKEKQIINKKRKRGLLWWK, encoded by the coding sequence ATGATACGTAAACTATTAAGCTTTGCACTTAACGAACGATTAGGAACAATTGCATTAGTAATATTTGTGATAGCAGTCGGAATATGGTCTTGGAGTCAATTGAAGAAAGAAGCATATCCGGATGTTGGCGACACACAAGTAACAATAATAACACAGTATCCCGGCAGAGCTGCTGAAGAAGTTGAACAACAAATTACTCAGCCGCTTGAACGTGCATTGAATGCAGTACCTCATGTAATTAATAGAAGATCAAAAACAATTTTTGGGTTGTCTGTAGTTCAGCTTACGTTTGATGATGCCTCTGACGATTATTTCGCTCGTCAAAGAGTAATGGAAAAATTGCAAGATGCGGTTTTACCTGACGGAGTACAACCATCATTAGGCCCTCTTACGGGACCGGTGGGCGAAATTTTACGCTACGTGATTGAAGCTCCTGAAACTTATACACCAATGCAATTACGAACACTTCAAGATTGGGTTATCGTCCCGAGGCTTCTTCAAGTAAATGGTGTTGCTGATGTTGTTAACTTTGGCGGTCTGGTTAAACAGTTTCATGTCATCACATCTCCGGAAAAACTTTTTCGATATAATCTTTCAATTCAAAATGTGATTGATGCTGTTACTTCGAACAACATTAATACCGGTGGAAATATAATTCACAGAGGTGGTCAGGGTTTTATTGTACGAGAAATCGGTTCTATTAAAACTATCCAGGATATTGAAAATATTGTCATCACAACTCAAAATGGAGTTCCAATATTTATTAAAAATATCGGAACTGTTGAAGAATCGCCGTTACCTCCATCAGGAATACTTGGCGCTACAATTCAAAAATTTAAAGAGCCAAGCCGAGATATAAATTCAGGCGTACAAGGACTAGTGGCAATGCGCCGCGGTGAAAATCCTACCGAGGTTGTTAATGCAGTTAAAGAAAAAATAAAAGATATTAATGAAAATGCTCTTCCTGCAGAAGTTCATCTTACTATTATTTATGATAGAGGCGATTTAGTTGATTATACATTGGATACTGTTACGCATACTCTTTTCATGGGGATTTCAATTGTAATTATAGTATTAATATTTTTTATGGGAAGTGTGCGTTCTGCACTTGTTGTAGTTACAACAATTCCTATTTCACTTCTATTTGCATTTATGATGATGAAGCTAACCGGAATTCCGGCAAATCTTCTTTCGCTTGGCGCAATAGATTTTGGAATCATTGTTGATGGTGCCGTGGTAATGGTTGAAAACATTATGCGTCGCTATAGAGATGCAACGCCTGAACAAAAAGGACAAGGTATAATCCGCTTCACACTTTCTTCAGCACAAGAAGTTGGGCAAGAAATTTTCTTCTCAATCACAATAATAATTTTAGCCTACCTGCCTATTTTTACTTTTCAAAGAGTAGAAGGAAAACTTTTTTCTCCAATGGCTTACACGCTGGCTTATGCAATCACCGGTTCGATGATTCTAGCACTTACACTTATTCCAATTCTTATGTCTTTCCTTTACAAAAAATATTTTACTTCTCAGAACCCGGAAAAACTGGAATGGCATAATCCAATATATAGTTGGATAGAAAAAAAATACCGTTATGTTATTGAATACCTAACCAGCTTTCCAAAAACTACAGCATTAACAGCTTTAGGTGTTTCTATTTTTTTAATTTTATTCTTAGGTAGATTTATTGGAACAGAATTTTTACCGGAACTTGATGAAGGTGCAATGAACATCCGTTGTTTCTTTCCGGTTGGAATTTCAATTGATGAAGCAAAAAAATATACTCCATTAATTCGGGAAATAATTACTCAACACAAACAAGTTAATGTCGTTGTCACACAATTAGGAAGAAATGATGACGGTACTGATCCTTACGGTCCAAATAGATTAGAAGTTCTCGTCGGATTAAAAGATTATTCAACATGGACAAAAGATACAACGAAAGAAGAATTACTTTCAAAAGTAAAAGTTGAACTTGAAAAAAATTTACCGGGTTGTTTGTTTTCTTTTTCTCAACCCATTTTAGATAACGTAACCGAAGCAGTAACCGGCAGCGTTGCTGATCTTGCAATATTTGTAAATGGTAATGACCTCAATTTCATTAGAGCTAAAGCTGATTCAATACTGCAAATAATCAAAACGATTCCAGGCGCAACAGATTATGGAATTGAACAGGAAGGAAATCAAGCGCAGCTAAAAATTGAAATTGACAGAAATTCAGTTGCACGTTTTGGAATTAATGTAAGTGATATTCAAAAAATGATTGAGGCCGCAATCGGCGGTAAAACAATAAGTAAACTTTATGATGGTTTAGGAAGATTTGATATTGTCGTTCGTTATTCGCCGGAATACAGATCATCAATCGAAGCAATACAAAGTATGCAGGTGATTTCACCAACCGGCGGAAGAATTCCAATATCGCAATTAGCTTCCGTGAAATTAGTTGATGGTCCAACAATAATTCAAAGAGAAGATGGTATTCGTCAAGTTTCCGTTCGTACAAATATCAAAGGAAGAGATCAAGGAGGTTTTGTATCAGAAGCTCAAGCAAGAATAAATAAATCAATTAATCTTCCGAAAGGATATTCAATTTCTTGGGGAGGACAATTTGAAAATCTTGAGCGTGCTGGTAAACGGCTGGCTGTCGTAATTCCAATTACAATTTTATTGATTTTTTTATTGTTGTTTGCTTTTTATAAAAACTTCCGTCAAGTAGCCGTTGCAATGTCATGTATTCCATTCGGAATTGTTGGCGGTATTTCTGCTCTTTTAATTAGAGGTTATCATTTTAATGTTTCTGCCGGCGTTGGATTTATTTCACTTTTCGGCATATCAATTTTATCAGGTGTTCTTTTTGTATCACGTACTAATCGTTTAATACAAGATTCAGGCTTAGATATACACACAGCAGTTAAAGAAGCGGCTGCAATTCAATTGCGACCGAGCTTAATGACAATGCTGCTTGCACTTTTCGGTTTGATTCCTGCTGCTCTTGCTTCGGGAATTGGATCAGATGTTCAGCGGCCGTTGGCAACTGTAATTGTAGGAGGTCTGTTTACTGCTTTGATATTAATTTTGTTGGCGCTTCCGTCAATGTATTTAGTTCTAACTCATAAAAAAGAAAAACAAATCATAAACAAAAAAAGAAAACGAGGTTTACTATGGTGGAAATAA
- a CDS encoding DUF190 domain-containing protein — MVEINIFLDEDDRFNDIPLYEYILQYLLHHKINGATIFTAMGGYGTKHHLHFPRKFGGSDEGPLMIMFIDNEEKVKNILPHLKEIIKEGLIIKKNVEVI, encoded by the coding sequence ATGGTGGAAATAAATATTTTTTTAGATGAAGACGATAGATTTAATGATATTCCACTGTACGAGTATATTCTTCAATATCTTCTTCATCATAAAATAAATGGCGCAACTATATTTACCGCTATGGGCGGATATGGAACGAAACATCATCTTCACTTTCCCAGAAAATTCGGCGGGTCAGATGAGGGTCCCCTAATGATCATGTTCATAGATAATGAAGAAAAAGTAAAAAATATATTGCCGCATCTTAAAGAGATTATAAAAGAAGGATTAATAATCAAAAAAAATGTGGAAGTAATTTAA
- a CDS encoding transporter → MKKKFLLITFLTIVLFSYGIIAQSEIPELVTDRPDNTDSPIVLPIDYFQIETGFLFEKQKFLESGLTIEKNNLILGSTLLRCGVSTNWEFRFGGEYIITRSFISSNELLTQGMQNIFFGAKYQFRKDQEILSNAGFIFIFGLPFGNEKLRPNNIEPGITLALEHDFSDEIFFSVNAGIYNNSTLGKNIYDLSASLEYGFNYEFSVFAEVFSSYISNLSPNHNVDVGCEYLMKKNIQVDFSIGTSVFSDDTDYFGSLGISIRLPH, encoded by the coding sequence ATGAAGAAGAAATTTCTTTTAATAACCTTTCTAACAATTGTTTTATTCTCTTATGGAATTATTGCTCAATCAGAAATTCCCGAGTTAGTAACTGATCGCCCGGATAATACAGATTCACCAATAGTTTTGCCTATTGATTATTTTCAAATAGAGACAGGATTTTTATTTGAAAAACAAAAATTTTTAGAATCCGGTCTTACTATAGAAAAAAACAATCTTATTCTTGGATCTACTCTTTTACGTTGTGGTGTTAGTACGAATTGGGAATTTAGATTTGGAGGGGAATATATTATCACCAGATCATTTATCAGTAGTAATGAGTTGTTAACTCAAGGTATGCAAAATATTTTTTTTGGTGCAAAATATCAGTTTAGAAAAGATCAGGAAATTCTTTCAAACGCGGGATTTATATTTATTTTTGGTTTACCATTTGGAAATGAAAAACTTAGACCAAATAATATTGAACCCGGAATTACGTTAGCGTTAGAACATGATTTTTCAGATGAAATATTTTTTTCCGTGAATGCCGGAATTTATAATAATTCCACTCTAGGAAAAAATATTTACGATCTTTCAGCTTCACTAGAATATGGGTTTAATTATGAATTTAGTGTCTTTGCAGAAGTATTCTCATCATATATTTCTAATTTATCACCCAATCATAATGTTGATGTTGGCTGCGAATATCTAATGAAGAAAAACATACAAGTTGATTTTTCAATTGGTACATCTGTGTTTAGTGATGATACTGATTATTTTGGCAGCTTAGGTATTTCAATCCGGTTACCTCATTAA